The Narcine bancroftii isolate sNarBan1 chromosome 6, sNarBan1.hap1, whole genome shotgun sequence genome window below encodes:
- the LOC138736814 gene encoding gap junction Cx32.2 protein-like, whose translation MGDWTFLGRLLDKVQSQSTVVGKIWLTVLFVFRILLLGSAAEKVWGDEQADFICNTRQPGCENVCYDEAFPISHIRFWVLQIIFVSTPTLLYLGHVLHVVHLERKEHKSTDESVGNFRSVKKRPKYIVNQGKVKIQGILLFTYLMHVLCKILFEVGFIVGQWYLYGFSLGPIYVCGRYPCPHIVDCFISRPTEKTIFIIFMLAVACLSLLLNIAEIVYLVFRQITISTQKRYHKHAPPHFAAESFDKLKLPAEVSISSSKAKPFSTEPCSSQDSQSENTINYEIEKCSEEKKEYIGK comes from the coding sequence ATGGGAGACTGGACTTTCCTTGGAAGACTGCTGGATAAAGTTCAGTCACAATCTACAGTTGTGGGGAAGATCTGGCTCACTGTGCTGTTTGTTTTCAGGATCCTATTGCTTGGATCTGCTGCAGAGAAGGTTTGGGGTGATGAACAAGCTGACTTCATTTGCAACACTCGCCAACCTGGTTGTGAAAATGTCTGCTATGACGAAGCTTTTCCCATTTCTCACATTCGCTTTTGGGTTCTTCAGATCATTTTTGTTTCAACACCTACCTTGTTATATCTTGGGCATGTGTTACATGTTGTTCATTTAGAGCGAAAAGAACACAAGTCAACGGATGAATCAGTGGGTAATTTCAGAAGTGTGAAGAAACGACCAAAATATATTGTAAATCaaggaaaagtaaaaatacaaggGATACTATTATTTACCTACTTAATGCATGTTTTGTGTAAAATTTTGTTTGAAGTTGGTTTCATTGTGGGTCAGTGGTATCTCTATGGATTTTCTTTGGGTCCAATATATGTGTGTGGAAGATATCCCTGCCCACATATTGTTGATTGTTTTATTTCACGCCCTACAGAGAAAACCATCTTCATCATTTTCATGCTGGCTGTGGCTTGTCTGTCGCTTCTTCTAAATATAGCTGAAATAGTTTATCTTGTTTTCAGGCAGATAACTATTTCAACACAGAAGAGGTATCACAAACATGCCCCTCCCCACTTTGCTGCTGAATCCTTTGATAAACTAAAACTTCCTGCTGAGGTGTCTATCTCCAGTTCTAAAGCAAAACCTTTTAGTACAGAACCATGCAGTAGCCAGGATTCCCAGTCTGAGAATACCATTAATTACGAGATTGAAAAGTGTAGTGAGGAGAAGAAAGAATATATAGGAAAATAA